TTTTTACCTTATATTCACCTTTCATCTGTTTGACGACTAATTCGGAGTCCAATCTAAACTTTATTTTTTGTAAGTTTTGTTTGATTGCTTCTTCCATTCCTCGATACAAGGCCTGCCATTCAGCAACATTGTTTGTGGCGTTTCCTATTTTTTCTGATAAAGAAAAAAATTCAATTCCATCATTGTTTTGGAAGGAAACACCAATGGCTGCTGGGCCTGGATTTCCGCGGGAACTACCGTCACAATATATGAAGGTGGTATCTTTAGTGGACATAGCCGACAGTCTTTTCTGTGATCTCTCTTCAACCAATCAAAAACACGAACTGAATTTAAAAAAATCATTTGGATTTTGATTTATGAAGGACTTTTTCGGCGGGTCGTGGTAGATGGAGCGTATTGGGTGGCGGGTGGATAACCCCACCCAATCTAGATAGGGCGGGGACATCTACCTAAAAATTCCCAACCTCCGCTATAAAGGAAATTCCATGACCGAACGGGGATTTGGTGCCCTTACCATGTTTGAAAACCGCCTCCGCAAACTAAAGAAGGAACGCGAAAAATGGGCAAAACGAGAATCCATTGAATGTTACCGAATTTATTCGGAAGACATCCCACAAGTATCCTGTATTTTAGATCGTTATCCCAGTGGTTTTGTTTTATACGATAAAAGTTCCTTACGATTTCAAGCAGAAGATGGACACGATGAACGTTTTGATCGTATTGCCTCCATTGTTCGTGATGTTTTTCAAATTGATGAAGAACATTTATTTTTAAAAAGACGGAAAAAACAAAAAGGTTTAGACCAATACGATAAATTATCGATTGAAGGAAACTTTGAGTGGGTAAAAGAATCTGATTTGGAATTTCGAACCAATCTTTCTGATTATTTGGATACGGGACTATTTTTAGATCATCGAATCACGAGAGATTGGATCAGAAAGGCATCTCAGGATAAATCAGTCTTAAATCTATTTTCTTATACAGGAGCTTTTTCCGTTTATGCTGCGTCAGGTGGAGCCAAAAAAACAAAAAGCGTAGATCTTTCCAAAACATATTGTGATTGGGCTTTGAAAAATTTGGAACACAATGGGTTTAAGTCAACAAACCATCAAATCATCAATGTTGACATTTTACAGTGGATGGAAGAAGAAACAAAAAATCCAAACAGAGAACGTTATGATTTAATTTTTCTTGATCCACCAACTTTCTCTAATAGTAAAAAAATGAGAGAAGAGTGGGATGTTCAAACCAAACACAGAAATCTTCTTTTGTTATTGTTAACAAAGTTCTTAACCGATAATGGTGAAATTTGGTTTTCTACCAACTTTAGAAAATTCAAAATGGAAGTGGCAGAGGAAGAATGGACTCAACGAGGATTTCAGTGTACAAATCGTACCAAGGAATCAATTCCAGCGGACTTCCGGGATGAAAAAATCCATCAACTTTTCTGTATAAAGCCTGAATCCAATGTTTAAATTTTAATACTTAACAAAGGGATCAATGCGTTCTGCAAGAATCCTTCGGTTTTCACCTGACTGAAGAGATAAAATTCCTCTCATGATGGCTTGTCGTTCGTTACTGTCTTGTTTTGCGATCACTTTCATTTGGTTGGAAATAGGCAGTAGAATTAAGTTAGCAAAAGAAATTCCGTAAAAGGTTGCGATAAATGCTGTAGCGATCCCTTGTCCAAGAACCTTGGTGCCACCATCTAAATTTTCCAAAACTGTCACAAGGCCAAGCACAGTTCCGATAATTCCTACGGTTGGAGAAAATCCTGCTGCAGTTTCAAATACTTTTGCTGATTTTAAATCATTCTTTTCTTCTTCTTCGTGAGCTTCCCATAGTATTTCTTCAATGGTTCGAGGATCAGATCCATCCACAATCAATTGGATTCCTTTTTGTAAAAAAGGATTGTCTAGTTTTTTTGCTTCATCTTCTAAAGACAACAACCCATCTTTTCTGGCCTTTTCCCAAAATCGAAAGAAGATCAATTTTAGATCTGTTTCTTTTTTTCTAGAAAGTACAAACTTTGTATCTCTGACAGCTTTGGTGATTTGCGAAATCGAATAAGATGCAAAAGTGGCACCTAACGTTCCACCGACGATTAGTAACATTGCGGGTAAATGGAAGAAGGAACGTAAAGAAGCCCCTTCAATCAAAATAGCAACAAAGACCGATAAAACGGCCGCGAGAATTCCGAGAATTGTGGAATGGATCATTGGATTCTTGCCTCTCTCACATCAGGTCGAGTGCTCAACCTTCGAAGTGAATCTTTTTTTTCTATAACTTCATTTTTTAATCTTTCCCAAATCACTGACTCCGGATTTTCTCTCATCCTGGTTGCAATGATCGGTTCTACTTCTTTCCAATTTTCTTGGTTGATAAATAGTCGAACTCGAGCTAACTCTAGCTCGTTGGCTTGATCAGTTTGATTGTTTGATCTATAAAATCTTTCCAAGGAACTCATTGTAAGAAGTGCATGATTCCAATCTCCTAAGGATTCAAACATTGGAATCAAAGAGTTCCATGCAAATTCTTGAAACTCGGAATCGGCACTAAGATCTTCAAGGATCGGAATGTATTCTGCTTCCGGAGTTGTGAATTTTAAACTATTAAAAGCAATTCGCAGCAAATCTGGTTTGGGAGGTTCAAATTTTCTTGCAACGGCAATGGCATCTAATGCTAGTTTGTTTTGTCCAATGTTATGATAAAATCTCGCATATTCGGCAAAGGATTCATAATATAGATGTTTGATCTCTAAAGCATCCTTTCGTAAGTCACCGGAAGAATATTTTAATATAGAATCTAATGTCGCAACTACTTCCATGGTTGACGCATTATCCAGTTTCTCTGCAAAATATTTGAATTTCCAATCCGCAGGGAGAGCAGTCGAAAATCCAATTTTTGATTCCAAATAACTCGGATAGTAAATGTCGAAATTCCAATAAGACTTTCTACTCAAAAGAGAAAGTGCGTTGATATGATGGAATTGGTTAGATTTGTTTCTAGTTGTAAGAATGAGAAATGGATGTTGTTCTTGGCTTAACCTTTCTATATACGATATGATTTGTGATTGGTTGGAGCTTAATCCTAAAACTACGGTTTTCCCTTTGATTTCAGAACGTTTAGGCAAAAAAGGATTGGATTCAAAAGGTAAAACAGATTTGTAAAAAATATAATCCTCTTCATTGAAGGCTATATTCGTAATAGCAAAAGGAATCGGATCAAAGATTTCTTTTTTTGAAAATGGGGAGTTGGTTCTAATGGTCGGTGGTGAAAAGAAAAGTAATACGATAATGGTCGCCATAACCAACATCAAAATTCTTGGCAATCTTACGATATGTTTTTGCATTAAGTATGGATACATTAATACTGGAACGAATAACAGCGCTGAGACGGTTCGGATTCCCATTGGTAGGTTCCAAAAGTATAACAAAAAAGAAAGGCCAAGATAAATACTAGTTTCTAACCCAATGAACATATATTCTTTATATGCTGTTTTATTTGGTTTAAAAAATCCCACAATCGAACCTGTGATGATACAAAGTGCAATGAAGAAAGAACTCCAATAGGTTTGGTAGATAAAAAAGAAAAATGCAAATAGAAGGGCAACCCTTCCAATCAAAAATACAGCTTTTGTTTCTTTTCTTAAACCTCCAAGTAGGGACAAAACTCTACCGAAAATCACAGAAAATGACACAGATAAGATCAGTGGTATTTTAGGGCCGGGTTGGAAATATAAATGTAAAATACAATAGGAGATGAGCAGTGATAATGCAGATCGATAAAATGGTGCAAATAGCGGATGTTTGCCGATCTTGGAGCGGATTTTGTAAAATTTGCTAGAGTAGGGATTTCTTTGTACAAGACTATTAATCAAATACAAAGATAATAAGATGTAAAGAACTGCTAACAAAACCTTCATGGAGTAGTTTTGGTTGGGTTCAAATAAAGAATAAAAAGTAAAGGCCGTCACTCCGAGCGCAAAACTTAAAAAACGAAAATCACGTAATGATCCCCCATAAATACCCACTGAAAATGCAGAGAGAATTCCACTTAATAAAACCAACTCAAAGGAAAAAATATAATCGATTAGAAACTCTGCAGAGTTAGCTCGGAGAAACCAAAAGATTTGGAGAATGGCTACTACAAGTATTGCAATTGCCAAACCAACAGGTAACGTTTGTTTGTATTTTCTGTAAATGAACCCAACAGAAAATGAAACTACAAGAAGTATTTGTAAAACGGGATAGGCCGTATCCGTTCGGTCGATCAGCGCAAGTTCAGATCCGGCTACATAAAAGAATAGAGAAAGCACATAACCGATCGAAAGGCTAAGACTAAACTCGAGTGAGGGGAATAGGCCGGTTTCCCAGAAACGTTTCCATTGAGAATCCATAGAATTTGCTACCAAAGATGTTGGATAGGCCACATTCGCAAACTAAAGAAAATCTAATTTTATTTGGCGGTGCACAAAATGTTTGACCAAAACGCCCCATGTGCCGATTTTGACTATAACTATGCTGACGTTTTTATCTATATCCTTTTTGGTTCTTTACGGCTTTGATATTTTGGTTCTCTTCTACTTCGGGTTACACACCTACCTTATGGTGTTTCTGTATAGCAGATACAAACAAAATTGTGCGGAGGATGAAACCAAACTCCTTTCTTTAAAGGATAAAAACCTTCCTACGGTTACGGTTCAACTTCCTATTTTTAATGAATTTTATGTTGTAGATCGATTGATCGAATCCGCATGTAACCTCGAATATCCTGCAAAAAAACTCCAAATCCAAGTCCTTGATGATTCTACTGATGAAACCATTGAAAAGGTCGCAACACTTGTAGCTCAGTACAAGAAAAAAGGAATTTGGATCGAACACGTTCACAGAACCAACCGTAAAGGCCACAAAGCCGGTGCTCTTGATGAAGGGATGGCAAAAGCAAAAGGGGATTATATTGCGATCTTTGATGCTGACTTTACACCAGACTCCGATTTCCTCCTTCGCACTATGGGATATTTTGATGATGAATCCATAGGAATGGTTCAAACTCGTTGGGGCCATATCAACGAAACTTATAATATCTTAACCAAAGCACAAAGTTTTGGAATCGATGGTCATTTTATGATCGAACAGGTCGCAAGAAACGGGGCAAGCCTTTGGATGAACTTCAATGGAACTGCCGGGATCTGGAGACGTTCTTGTATTGAAGATGCAGGTGGATGGGAACACGACACCCTCACGGAAGATTTTGATCTTTCTTACCGTGCTGAACTCAAAGGTTGGAAATTCCGTTATATCAAAGATGTAGTTTGTAAGGCAGAAATCCCTGCGACAATGAACGCATACAAAGCACAACAATTTCGTTGGTGCAAAGGATCTATCCAAACTGCTGTGAAGCTAATCCCACGCATTTGGAAATCGAATGAATCTTGGAAAATCAAAGGCGAGGCGATCACTCACTTAATCAATTATTCTGTTCATCCTCTCATGATCATCAATATCCTTCTCACCGCTCCTCTCCTCCTTATGGAATTTTGGGCGGGATTTAAGATGGATGACCTCCCTATGGAAATTCTTTTTGGATCTGCAGCCGTTCTTTCCATCGGATCGATGGGACCTGTTATTTTTTACGCATATTCTCAACGAGAAATCCACAAAGATTGGAAATCCAAACTGATTTACCTTCCTATCCTTGTGATGATCGGAACAGGCATTGCCGTGATGAACACTTACGCTTGGGTGGAAGCTGTTTTTGGCGTCCAATCAGGTTTCAAACGCACTCCAAAACTCCGCATTGAGAAAGAAGGAGATAGTTTGCAGGACAAAATCAAATATGTGGTTCCTGTTGATTACCGTGCTTTCCTTGAATTTTTTATGGGTGCCTATTGTGTATTTTGCATCTACCTTTCCTTTATGGTCGGAAAACCATATATGATCGGGTTTATGGTTCTCTATTCTATCGGTTTTTTCTATGTCTCTTACCTTTCTGTAGCAGAGTCGTTCTGGAAATTCAAACCAGCGACCAAAGCAGAAAAGGAACTTCGTGCCGTCGCTTAGGAAGAGCGATGGTACTTACTTGACGAAACCTTTCCTTCCAAAAAGCTGTAAATTCAACCTAGGTTCAGGGGTCATCCATGAGTGAAAAAGTCTACTGCGCGAACTGTTTGCATTGTGTTGTCGTTCGCCAATACGAATCGGAGCAAGATAAATACATTCTTCGAGTCAAATGTAACAAGAAGAAATGGTCAAAACGTTCCGGTGAAGAAAAACTTTATAAATACTTTACTGTAGCTCGTCGTATGCAAACCAACTGCGAGTATTATGAAGAAATGGGCGAGATTCTACCTTATATCAAGAACTTGAAAAAAGAACTCCCAATCAAAGACGAAATCTACATGGTGAAAGCCGTCTAAATTATTATCGGCGTGTTGTTCCCCAGGTTACCTCGCGCCTTCGCTCGCAAACTTCACAAAACTGAAAACAAAAAAGAACGGACGATTCAGGGTCAATTCCTGATCCCCGTTCCTGCGGGCAGCGTTCTCTCTGATTCCTATCCCACTCGAGTTACCCACGGTCAAGTTATGCTTGCACATAACGGGATGAAGGTGCTTGCTCCTGTCAATGGAGTTGCCAATTTAACTCCAGACCAAAAGTACTTCCAGATCAAACAAGATGGATCTTGGTCGACTACCTCCCCGTATCATTTCAAAAAATATGATTTTGGAACTCTACTTGAGTCTTTTGATGAAGGTGCTTTGTATTCTTTGGATTTGATGGAAACTCCTCTAAAGGATTACTTTCAAAAATTTAACAAAGATTTGGCGTTCAAAATTGTTTTATCACCATTTTGTAGATACCAACATTTAAACTTTGAGGAAATGATCCTTCGGGATATGAAAGATGCGTATTTAGCATTTATTGAATTATTACAATTAGTATTTCCGAAAGCTGAAGTATCCAATTTTTTTGAAGTTCCCACTTTGAATTTTGAACATCCCGATGGAATTCCAGAATATTTTTTGCACAAACAATTCCATGAGTCTGTTGATAAAACTAGAAAATCTTTAATCCAAAATCATGTTTTGTTTTTAGGTGCTGAAACAATCTTTCATATTTTACGAAAGTTATACTATAACGAACCTTTTACGAAAAGGCATCTTGCCGTTTTTCTGGTGGATCGTAAAGGAAGAATGGATGTAGAACCTCGTCAGTTTTTTTTAACCAATGGTCAAGCTTTGGCCTTCATTCCTGCTAACCTAGACAAACGATATAAAATTGCTTCTTTTGAAACTGTATTTGAAGAAGTAAAACCTATGGATGTAGGTTCTCTTGGTTACTTTAATATTTACGAACACTACTCCATTACTTTATACGAAAAACTACCCGCTTCTAGAAAAGAATTCAGTTGTATCGATTGTATGGAATGTAACAACTATTGTCCTACTCATGCAAATCCCGTTCAATTGATTAAAGGGAAAACTGAAGAGTTTGAAAAGAACCTCTGTGTATCCTGCGGAATCTGTACTGTATATTGTCCTTCCGGAATTGATATTCGGAAACGAATTGAAGGAGTTGTGGTTTAACTACCGTTACAATATGCTAAAAAACCTTTATATTCTATCTGAAAATAGTTGGGGGGTAAAATCCTCAGAGATATTTGCTGATTTCTTTTATTTTTTGACTTTAATCGGTTTTCTTGGATACTCATTGGCGCATGTAGTACCAATTCCTGTTTTACCAATTGTTATCACTTCTATACTCACATTAATCTATTTTGGTTTTTCGATTCGGGCCAACCAATCACCATATTGGTTAGGGTTATTGTCGCAATTAATCCTTGTTTTTCTTGTTTTACCAACCACTTGGTTACATCCTATTTTGTTACCGGTATCCTTTGTTTTTGCGATGGTGGTTCATTATTTTCTGGGCCAACAGTATTCTTTACGAGTTCCTATTTTTAGTTTGGTTTTCTTCTTTGTTTTGATTTGGGACACTGTGTTTTCTTTGTTGGGATATTCCTTCCGGACTCCTGTGGAACTCACTTCCTGGACTGGGATTTCTTTTGAGAATTCAATTCTTCCTTTGACACTCCCGTGGTTTAGCAATCTTCCTTGGAAGGGGACAGAGTATTTATCGTTTGCCGATAGTCTTGGTATTTATGTTCTTGTGGGTGTTGCTTGGGTATCGTTTCGAAGAACCGTTTTACTTGGATTTTTCCTGGGATGGCTTTTTTTGTTTTCCCTTTGGGGGATTGGTTCCGGCCAGTTAGGTTTTAATTGGATTCTTTCTTATTCTGCACTTGCTTTCTTTTTACACATGAGTCCAGGCCGGAATTTTTACGGATCGTATTATGTTTCCTTGCTCAGTTTTGCCATTTTACTTCCCATTGCCTTTTTTGTGGGTAAAATGGGGATAAGTGCGATTTTGGTCTTGGTTGTTTTTTTTCTTTTAGAAGGCATCTTAGTCAGGGTTTTTCTTGGAAAATAAGTCGATCTTGAAAAGGTGGGAGTAAGTTATACCATATGAATCAACTTCTGGAGATTCTTGACCCTAAAAATATCATTTTCGATTTTAAAGCATCTACTAAAGAAGATGCCATTCGAAAAATGATCTCTCATATGGTCGCCACACAAACGTTAGATCCTAGTCATGAAGAGGAAACGGTTTCCTCTCTAATGAATCGGGAGAAGTCTATGTCTACTGGCATTGGAAGTGGAGTTGCCATTCCTCATTGTTCCGTTCATTATGTAAATGAGTTGAAATGTGCTATGGCAATTGCTCCTCAAGGTATCGACTTTGATGCACTTGATCACGGTTTGGTTCAAATTTTTATCATGTTGATTGTTCCGAAGAACAAATTCCAGGATCATATCAAAACTTTGGCTTTAATTGCAAAAACACTCAACATTCCCGAAGAAAGAGAAAAACTCATCAAAGCCAAAAATTTCGAAGAAATTCAAAAGGCATTCCTTTCCAAAAGTTAATCCAGTGAAGTCGGAAGTTTTCCGTTTTCTGTATTTTTTACTGCTGTTATCTTGTATCAGTAGTTTTGTTTCTGAATTCCACACAAAAGATAAATCCTATTTGTATGCTGATGCAGGGATCACTACGATCCAAAATCAAGATAATGATTTTTTATCATCTTATTTTCAGTTTTGGAAATCATTGATTTTAGAATCGGGAGGTAAAACTGAAAATGGTGAGACTGTATATTCTCATATCGGCGCTCGTTTTCTTTCCACATTTCATTTAGCCATCTTTAGTATTCTTTTTGGGTCTCTTTTTGCTTTTGGACTTTCCCTTGCTGCTACATATTTTCGATCAGGATTGTTATACAATTTTGTATCTGTTAGTTCTAATTTAATTTTATCTACTCCTGTATTCATAGTCGCCATACTCTTGTTAATTATATTTTTTTATCGATTGGAATGGTTTCCTCCTGGCGGGTATGAATTGGGGAACACTTACTATGTAGTTTTACCTGGAATCGCTCTTGGTTCTCGTATTTATGCTCGTATGTCCTTGTATTTATTGCCAGAAATTCGTAAAGAAGCAGATTCGAAGTATGTACAGTTGTTACAAACAAGATCCTATCCTTGGGGTCATATTGTTGGAAAAGAAATTTTCTTAAAAGTCTTACCGATTGCCCTGATACTTTTGGTATTAGATTTTGGATCTTTATTATCAGGAGCTATGATTGTAGAGGAAATTTTCTTTTTCCCAGGAATTGGAAAGTCTTTATACTATTCGATTAAGTCTATGGATACGAAGTTACTAGCAACACTACTTATGTATTCGGGACTTTTGTTTTATGTTTTGAATCGTCTTGGATTCTATCTACAAAGATTCTTTTCCGGTGGTGTTTAAAGGTGGTATCTGTTTCTACCTTAATCAGGGTTTTCTTTTTTGGAATGGTTCTCGTTGGTGTGACTGTTTTGTCTGCACCGGTAAACGTAGACCTAACCAATAACAATTTACCAATCTTTTCTCCCGGATTTATGGCAGGTACGGACCGATTGGGTCGTGACAATTTTGCTTTATTTTGTTACGGATCTCTCTCCACGATCCTTCTTGTTGTTCCCGCTCGAATTTTGACTCTCTTTGTGTCCTTTGTTCTGTCCGCCCTTTCTCTTTTTTTTCCAAAAAGGTCGGAATGGGTTCTGTCAGGAATTGTTTCAGTGTCTCTCGCAATCCCTTCTTTATTATTTGCCCTAGTTGTAATGAGTCTCTTACCCAACCATCCATTTGCGATTTTTGTTGCGATTCTTGTTGCGGATTGGGCATTGTCTTACGAAACCCTCACGGCCAAGATTCGCGAAATTAAACAAAGCCCTTATCTTTCGGCATCTCTCTGCATGGGTGCCAAACCTTATCATCTCATTCTTTTGCATTATCTACCTGCTCTTCGGGATATGTTTGGTTTTTTATTTTTTTCCGGATTACCTGCAGTTGTGATGACAACAGCCTTGTTTTCTTATTTGGGAATACAGACATCGCTTGGTGATACTGGGCCTGGGCTTGGAGAACAGATCTCATTTTCTAAAGATTATTTTGACAAGTCACCTGTTTCCGTTTTGCTTCCGATAGTTGCCATTTTATCTTTGGTGTATTCTTTGGGATCTAACCAAAAAAAGAATGAAACATAAAATTTCAGCATTATTCATCATCTTGGGACTTGTATCTAATACGTTGCCCTTATATTCTATTGATGATTATTATAATTTCCCTAACCAAAGTTACAAAGGGAGCGTTGTCTATGAATCGTCCCGCAATTTATGTTTATTTCCTTTTGTTGCTACCACTCCTGATCCCACAAAAGAATACCTAATTAAAGGGATTCCTTCGGTTTTACTTTCGGAACTTCGAAATTTAGAATATACCTATGTGGAACATCCCAAATC
This genomic interval from Leptospira perdikensis contains the following:
- a CDS encoding PTS sugar transporter subunit IIA; the encoded protein is MNQLLEILDPKNIIFDFKASTKEDAIRKMISHMVATQTLDPSHEEETVSSLMNREKSMSTGIGSGVAIPHCSVHYVNELKCAMAIAPQGIDFDALDHGLVQIFIMLIVPKNKFQDHIKTLALIAKTLNIPEEREKLIKAKNFEEIQKAFLSKS
- a CDS encoding ABC transporter permease, encoding MKSEVFRFLYFLLLLSCISSFVSEFHTKDKSYLYADAGITTIQNQDNDFLSSYFQFWKSLILESGGKTENGETVYSHIGARFLSTFHLAIFSILFGSLFAFGLSLAATYFRSGLLYNFVSVSSNLILSTPVFIVAILLLIIFFYRLEWFPPGGYELGNTYYVVLPGIALGSRIYARMSLYLLPEIRKEADSKYVQLLQTRSYPWGHIVGKEIFLKVLPIALILLVLDFGSLLSGAMIVEEIFFFPGIGKSLYYSIKSMDTKLLATLLMYSGLLFYVLNRLGFYLQRFFSGGV
- a CDS encoding class I SAM-dependent methyltransferase, which gives rise to MTERGFGALTMFENRLRKLKKEREKWAKRESIECYRIYSEDIPQVSCILDRYPSGFVLYDKSSLRFQAEDGHDERFDRIASIVRDVFQIDEEHLFLKRRKKQKGLDQYDKLSIEGNFEWVKESDLEFRTNLSDYLDTGLFLDHRITRDWIRKASQDKSVLNLFSYTGAFSVYAASGGAKKTKSVDLSKTYCDWALKNLEHNGFKSTNHQIINVDILQWMEEETKNPNRERYDLIFLDPPTFSNSKKMREEWDVQTKHRNLLLLLLTKFLTDNGEIWFSTNFRKFKMEVAEEEWTQRGFQCTNRTKESIPADFRDEKIHQLFCIKPESNV
- a CDS encoding ribonuclease HI family protein gives rise to the protein MSTKDTTFIYCDGSSRGNPGPAAIGVSFQNNDGIEFFSLSEKIGNATNNVAEWQALYRGMEEAIKQNLQKIKFRLDSELVVKQMKGEYKVKNKDLLVFKNKCESLKSSFQNFEIQYIPREQNARADQLANIAQDTKN
- a CDS encoding cellulose synthase family protein: MLTFLSISFLVLYGFDILVLFYFGLHTYLMVFLYSRYKQNCAEDETKLLSLKDKNLPTVTVQLPIFNEFYVVDRLIESACNLEYPAKKLQIQVLDDSTDETIEKVATLVAQYKKKGIWIEHVHRTNRKGHKAGALDEGMAKAKGDYIAIFDADFTPDSDFLLRTMGYFDDESIGMVQTRWGHINETYNILTKAQSFGIDGHFMIEQVARNGASLWMNFNGTAGIWRRSCIEDAGGWEHDTLTEDFDLSYRAELKGWKFRYIKDVVCKAEIPATMNAYKAQQFRWCKGSIQTAVKLIPRIWKSNESWKIKGEAITHLINYSVHPLMIINILLTAPLLLMEFWAGFKMDDLPMEILFGSAAVLSIGSMGPVIFYAYSQREIHKDWKSKLIYLPILVMIGTGIAVMNTYAWVEAVFGVQSGFKRTPKLRIEKEGDSLQDKIKYVVPVDYRAFLEFFMGAYCVFCIYLSFMVGKPYMIGFMVLYSIGFFYVSYLSVAESFWKFKPATKAEKELRAVA
- a CDS encoding ATP-binding protein, with the protein product MLAHNGMKVLAPVNGVANLTPDQKYFQIKQDGSWSTTSPYHFKKYDFGTLLESFDEGALYSLDLMETPLKDYFQKFNKDLAFKIVLSPFCRYQHLNFEEMILRDMKDAYLAFIELLQLVFPKAEVSNFFEVPTLNFEHPDGIPEYFLHKQFHESVDKTRKSLIQNHVLFLGAETIFHILRKLYYNEPFTKRHLAVFLVDRKGRMDVEPRQFFLTNGQALAFIPANLDKRYKIASFETVFEEVKPMDVGSLGYFNIYEHYSITLYEKLPASRKEFSCIDCMECNNYCPTHANPVQLIKGKTEEFEKNLCVSCGICTVYCPSGIDIRKRIEGVVV
- a CDS encoding motility protein A, with amino-acid sequence MIHSTILGILAAVLSVFVAILIEGASLRSFFHLPAMLLIVGGTLGATFASYSISQITKAVRDTKFVLSRKKETDLKLIFFRFWEKARKDGLLSLEDEAKKLDNPFLQKGIQLIVDGSDPRTIEEILWEAHEEEEKNDLKSAKVFETAAGFSPTVGIIGTVLGLVTVLENLDGGTKVLGQGIATAFIATFYGISFANLILLPISNQMKVIAKQDSNERQAIMRGILSLQSGENRRILAERIDPFVKY
- a CDS encoding ABC transporter permease subunit translates to MVLVGVTVLSAPVNVDLTNNNLPIFSPGFMAGTDRLGRDNFALFCYGSLSTILLVVPARILTLFVSFVLSALSLFFPKRSEWVLSGIVSVSLAIPSLLFALVVMSLLPNHPFAIFVAILVADWALSYETLTAKIREIKQSPYLSASLCMGAKPYHLILLHYLPALRDMFGFLFFSGLPAVVMTTALFSYLGIQTSLGDTGPGLGEQISFSKDYFDKSPVSVLLPIVAILSLVYSLGSNQKKNET